The Coffea arabica cultivar ET-39 chromosome 3c, Coffea Arabica ET-39 HiFi, whole genome shotgun sequence genome contains a region encoding:
- the LOC113735129 gene encoding putative disease resistance protein RGA3: protein MAENLLMSASVEVLLQKIFSVTTENINLVFGGPQEISCLMENWFSRSSEETNVVQAIRQELEKLKGSLSNIQAVSQDNLRLHDKAVIVRLWLQKLSDLADDADNALAEFGYQILQHEVEMLNQEKPKVSLFFCHSDKKAFRQEMMPKARGISNKLEMINKEVKDFLASEKYGVTTASSPQVNVVQEVGFLIADLKITENEEKTSIENFWSIIKEKAGVSDEIPIGLEDIGRYIAEKCQGLSLAANLLGGLLQNKRRDFWLSILESGVLDKEDIISAILKLCFENLPTPFLKRCFAFCSMFPRNSVIERDQLVQLWMAEGFIDPGLGISVMEEIGNQYFDTLLQNSLLEIVSKDNFNNVTHCKMHNLVYDFAYSLSSFESITFGESDQDDIRQIQHLALESFTEETMKIAKEKARYLRTLFLKQNLPDHNLLNLNFLYVLNLCDADITELPAFIGKLRHLEYLDLSSTKIKSIPDSACNLYKLKTLRIIGCNSLKKLPKDFKDLLCLRHLHFYYNEYFSMPYEFGRLSHLQTLPIYNVGKECGPPIGELKHLKDLKGKLEIRNLDLVKDKKEAQQANLFGKPNLQELELRWIDPEREEREGPNNDENVLEGLEPYHNLKSLRIEHFQGDRFPSWVMKMSVKRGSLQLNNLVEVKLGSCTRCKEIPTLGTLPLLQNLEIVELSEVSCFGSSFYGGNGSNTNTSETQATKSFFPALKSLTIDCMPSLLDWKGPEEISASYEAKTFNSLERLFLRWDPKLMTAPSHFPALKVLRVESMKSSSPLESICNSKLTTLTSLHVEDVEELTSLPDELLENNTNLSHLCIIKCHSLTHIVPHMSGCSAVLQELEITECGALQEFPPEICSLRSLKRFELSYCPSIKLFPNLNGQGGLPSLQSLTVSECQGLISIPSEVLESCKSLQYLWVTECENLIEFSPNFQQMPNISLMRITSCPKLNTMPKGLGALSNLANLRMGPLSNSMEFETFQTCFTGLQQLSSLVSLFLEGQHHWNSLPEELQHLTALKRMTLQDFGIEVLPDWIGNLSSIQSLDLSNCRKLESFPSKEIMEGLKNLEKLEIQDSDLLARKWMLQNEPDSEWFKVSHIKEIILDFYEVSDPIIWNMIHRVMEKQMQKTTNEEKKKKKKKKKKKTKKTKKKTNSSTSTS from the exons ATGGCTGAGAATCTGCTTATGAGTGCATCCGTGGAGGTTTTACTGCAGAAAATATTCTCAGTCACTACTGAAAACATTAACCTTGTGTTTGGTGGTCCTCAAGAAATCTCATGCCTAATGGAGAACTGGTTTTCCCGCTCCAGTGAAGAGACTAATGTTGTGCAGGCCATCAGACAAGAGTTGGAGaaattgaaaggatctttatcCAATATCCAAGCTGTCTCACAGGATAATCTGAGGCTGCACGACAAGGCTGTGATCGTTAGGCTTTGGCTGCAGAAACTTTCTGATTTAGCCGATGATGCTGATAATGCTTTGGCAGAGTTCGGCTATCAAATTCTCCAGCATGAGGTGGAGATGCTGAACCAAGAAAAACCAAAGGTAAGTCTCTTCTTCTGTCACTCTGATAAGAAAGCCTTTCGCCAAGAAATGATGCCTAAAGCAAGAGGCATCAGTAATAAGCTGGAGATGATCAATAAAGAAGTGAAAGACTTTTTAGCTTCTGAGAAATATGGTGTCACAACTGCTTCTTCCCCTCAGGTAAATGTAGTTCAGGAGGTTGGCTTTTTGATTGCTGACCTGAAAATCACAGAAAATGAGGAAAAGACATCTATAGAAAATTTCTGGTccataataaaagaaaaggcagGTGTAAGTGATGAAATACCAATAGGCCTGGAGGACATAGGAAGGTACATTGCAGAAAAGTGTCAAGGTCTGTCTTTAGCAGCAAATTTACTTGGAGGTTtgttacaaaacaaaagaagggATTTCTGGTTGTCAATTTTAGAAAGCGGGGTACTAGATAAAGAAGATATAATCTCTGCGATACTCAAATTGTGCTTTGAAAATCTACCAACTCCATTCCTCAAAAGATGTTTTGCATTTTGTTCGATGTTTCCAAGGAACTCTGTTATAGAAAGGGACCAGCTAGTCCAGCTTTGGATGGCTGAAGGATTTATTGACCCAGGGTTGGGGATTTCTGTGATGGAGGAAATAGGAAATCAATACTTTGACACTTTGTTGCAGAATTCTTTACTTGAAATTGTAAGCAAGGATAACTTCAACAatgtaacacattgtaaaatgcATAATCTTGTCTATGATTTTGCATATTCTCTGTCAAGCTTCGAGAGCATCACCTTCGGCGAAAGTGATCAAGATGACATTCGTCAGATTCAACACCTTGCATTGGAGTCGTTTACAGAGGAAACCATGAAGATTGCCAAGGAGAAAGCAAGATATTTGAGGACATTATTCCTAAAGCAAAATTTACCTGACCATAACTTGCTAAATCTAAACTTCTTGTATGTTTTAAACCTCTGTGATGCAGATATAACAGAATTACCAGCATTTATTGGAAAGCTAAGGCATTTAGAATACCTTGATCTCTCGAGCACAAAGATAAAGTCTATACCTGACTCTGCCTGCAACCTTTACAAGTTGAAGACATTGAGGATCATTGGATGTAATTCTCTTAAAAAACTCCCAAAAGATTTCAAGGATTTGCTATGCCTGAGACATCTTCACTTCTATTATAATGAGTACTTCTCTATGCCATATGAGTTTGGGCGATTAAGTCACCTTCAAACACTGCCAATCTATAACGTGGGAAAGGAGTGTGGTCCTCCAATTGGGGAGCTGAAGCACTTGAAAGATCTCAAAGGCAAGCTGGAGATACGAAATCTTGATCTTGTGAAAGACAAAAAGGAAGCTCAGCAAGCAAATCTATTTGGGAAACCGAATTTGCAGGAGCTGGAGCTTCGTTGGATTGATCctgaaagagaagaaagagaaggtcCAAACAACGATGAGAATGTGCTGGAAGGCCTTGAGCCTTACCACAATCTGAAAAGCTTAAGGATCGAACACTTCCAAGGTGACAGATTCCCATCATGGGTAATGAAGATGTCTGTTAAAAGAGGCTCTTTGCAACTTAACAATTTGGTGGAGGTAAAACTGGGAAGCTGCACAAGATGCAAGGAAATCCCAACACTAGGGACCCTACCGCTTCTCCAAAATCTTGAGATAGTTGAACTCTCAGAAGTTAGCTGCTTTGGATCATCATTTTACGGTGGCAATGGATCAAATACCAACACCAGTGAAACTCAAGCTACAAAATCATTCTTTCCAGCACTCAAAAGCCTCACAATAGACTGCATGCCAAGCCTACTAGATTGGAAGGGACCAGAAGAAATCTCTGCATCTTATGAAGCTAAGACGTTTAATAGCCTTGAGAGATTATTTCTTAGATGGGATCCAAAGTTGATGACTGCTCCAAGTCATTTCCCTGCACTCAAGGTACTGAGGGTTGAATCCATGAAGAGCAGCTCGCCACTGGAGAGTATATGCAATTCCAAGCTGACCACCCTCACAAGTCTCCATGTTGAGGATGTAGAGGAGCTAACTTCTCTTCCAGATGAGTTGCTGGAAAACAACACCAACCTTTCTCATCTATGTATTATAAAGTGCCACTCTTTGACACACATTGTTCCTCATATGTCCGGTTGCAGTGCAGTGCTCCAAGAGTTGGAGATCACGGAATGCGGGGCATTACAAGAATTTCCACCAGAAATTTGTTCACTCAGATCTCTCAAAAGGTTCGAGCTATCATACTGCCCTAGTATCAAATTATTTCCAAATTTGAATGGACAGGGAGGCCTTCCATCCCTTCAGAGCTTGACAGTTTCTGAGTGCCAAGGTTTGATCAGTATACCAAGTGAGGTATTGGAGTCTTGCAAGTCTCTCCAATACCTATGGGTGACAGAGTGTGAAAATCTCATCGAGTTTTCTCCAAATTTTCAACAAATGCCTAACATTTCATTAATGAGAATTACTTCCTGCCCTAAGTTGAATACCATGCCCAAGGGGCTTGGTGCACTTAGCAACTTGGCTAACCTTAGGATGGGTCCTCTTTCAAATTCAATGGAGTTTGAAACATTCCAAACATGTTTTACAGGGCTTCAACAGCTTTCTTCACTTGTTTCTCTATTCTTAGAGGGGCAGCATCACTGGAATTCTTTGCCTGAAGAGCTTCAACACCTCACTGCTCTGAAAAGAATGACTTTACAGGATTTTGGAATAGAAGTTTTGCCAGATTGGATAGGGAATCTTTCCTCGATTCAAAGTTTAGACCTCTCCAATTGCCGAAAACTTGAGTCCTTTCCCTCCAAAGAAATAATGGAAGGCCTCAAGAATTTGGAGAAGCTGGAAATCCAGGACTCTGATCTGCTAGCAAGGAAATGGATGCTGCAAAATGAACCAGATTCTGAGTGGTTTAAAGTTTCCCATATTAAGGAAATTATTCTAGATTTTTATGAAGTTTCAGATCCAATCATCTGGAATAT GATCCATAGGGTGATGGAAAAGCAAATGCAAAAGACAACTAacgaggagaagaagaagaagaagaagaagaagaagaagaagacaaagaagacaaagaagaagacaaattCAAGTACTTCAACTAGCTGA
- the LOC113735130 gene encoding putative disease resistance protein RGA3, producing the protein MAENLLISASVEVLLQKIFSVTTENINLVFGGPQEISCLMEYWFSRSSEETNVVQAIRQELEELKGSLSNIQAVSQDNLRLQDKAVIVTLWLQKLTDLADDADNALAEFGYQILQHEVEMLNQEKPKVSLFSCHSDKKAFRQEMMPKARGISNKLEMINKEVKDFLASEKYGVTTASSPQVDVVQEVGFLIADLKITENEEKTSIENFWSIIKEKAGVSDEIPIGLEDIGRHVAEKCQGLSLAANLLGGLLQNKRRDFWLSILESGVLDKEDVISAILILCFENLPSPFLKRCFAFCSMFPRNCVIERDQLVQLWMAEGFIDPGLGISVMEELGNQYFDTLLQNSLLEIVSKDNFNKVTHCKLHNLVYDFAYSLSSFESITFGERDQDDIRQIQHLALESFTEETMKIAKEKARYLRTLFLKNNLPDNNLLNVNFLYVLNLCDADIAELPASIGKLRHLEYLDLSRTKIKSIPDSACNLYKLKTLRIIGCNSLKKLPKYFKNLLCLRHLHFYYNEYFSMPYEFGRLSHLQTLPIYNVGKECGPPIGELKHLKDLKGKLEIRNLDLVKDKKEAQQANLFGKPNLQELELRWIDPEREEREGPNNDENVLEGLEPYHNLKSLRIEHFQGDRFPSWVMKMSVKRGSLQLNNLVEVKLESCTRCKEIPTLGTLPLLQNLEIVELSEVSCFGSSFYGGNGSNTNTSETQATKSFFPALKSLTIDCMPSLLDWKGPEEISASYEAKTFNSLERLFLRWDPKLMTAPSHFPALKVLRVESIKSSSPLECICNSKLTTLTSLRVEDVEELTSLPDELLENNTNLSHLCIIKCHSLTHIVPHMSGCSAVLQELEIKECGALQEFPPEICSLRSLKRFELSYCPSIKLFPNLNGQGGLPSLQSLTVSECQGLISIPSEVLESCKSLQYLWVTECENLIEFSPNFQQMPNISFMGITSCPKLNTMPKGLGALSNLANLRMGPLSNSMEFETFQTCFTGLQQLSSLVSLFLEGQHHWNSLPEELQHLTALKEMTLYDFGIEVLPDWIGNLSSIQSLDLSYCPKLESFPSKEIMEGLKNLENLDIEDCNLLARKWMLQNEPDSEWFKVSHIKRVILDYEEVSDPIIWNMIHRMMEKRMQKRNNEEKKKKKKKTKKTKKKTNSSTSTS; encoded by the exons ATGGCTGAGAATCTGCTTATAAGTGCATCCGTGGAGGTTTTACTGCAGAAAATATTCTCGGTCACTACTGAAAACATTAACCTTGTGTTTGGTGGTCCTCAAGAAATCTCATGCCTAATGGAGTATTGGTTTTCCCGCTCCAGTGAAGAGACTAATGTTGTGCAGGCCATCAGACAAGAGTTGGAGgaattgaaaggatctttatcCAACATCCAAGCTGTCTCACAGGATAATCTGAGGCTGCAGGACAAGGCTGTGATCGTTACGCTTTGGCTCCAGAAACTTACTGATCTAGCCGATGATGCTGATAATGCTTTGGCAGAGTTCGGCTATCAAATTCTCCAGCATGAGGTGGAGATGCTGAACCAAGAAAAACCAAAGGTAAGTCTCTTCTCCTGTCACTCTGATAAGAAGGCCTTTCGCCAAGAAATGATGCCTAAAGCAAGAGGCATCAGTAATAAGCTGGAGATGATCAATAAAGAAGTGAAAGACTTTTTAGCTTCTGAGAAATATGGTGTCACAACTGCTTCTTCCCCTCAGGTAGATGTAGTTCAGGAGGTTGGCTTCTTGATTGCTGACCTGAAAATCACAGAAAATGAGGAAAAGACATCTATAGAAAATTTCTGGTccataataaaagaaaaggcagGTGTAAGTGATGAAATACCAATAGGCCTGGAGGACATAGGAAGGCACGTTGCAGAAAAGTGTCAAGGTCTGTCTTTAGCAGCAAATTTACTTGGAGGTTtgttacaaaacaaaagaagggATTTCTGGTTGTCAATTTTAGAAAGCGGGGTATTAGATAAAGAAGATGTAATCTCTGCGATACTCATATTGTGCTTTGAAAATCTGCCATCTCCATTCCTCAAAAGATGTTTTGCATTTTGTTCGATGTTTCCAAGGAACTGTGTTATAGAAAGGGACCAGCTAGTCCAGCTTTGGATGGCTGAAGGATTTATTGACCCAGGGTTGGGGATTTCTGTGATGGAGGAATTAGGAAATCAATACTTTGACACTTTGTTGCAGAATTCTTTACTTGAAATTGTAAGCAAGGATAACTTCAACAAagtaacacattgtaaactgcATAATCTTGTCTATGATTTTGCATATTCTCTGTCAAGCTTCGAGAGCATCACCTTCGGCGAAAGAGATCAAGATGACATTCGTCAGATTCAACACCTTGCATTGGAGTCGTTTACAGAGGAAACCATGAAGATTGCCAAGGAGAAAGCAAGATATTTGAGGACATTATTCCTAAAGAACAATTTACCTGACAATAACTTGTTAAATGTAAACTTCTTGTATGTTTTAAACCTCTGTGATGCAGATATAGCAGAATTGCCAGCATCTATTGGAAAGCTAAGGCATTTAGAATACCTTGATCTCTCGAGGACAAAGATAAAGTCTATACCTGACTCTGCCTGCAACCTTTACAAGTTGAAGACATTGAGGATCATTGGATGTAATTCTCTCAAAAAACTCCCAAAATATTTCAAGAATTTGCTATGCCTGAGACATCTTCACTTCTATTATAATGAGTACTTCTCTATGCCATATGAGTTTGGGCGATTAAGTCACCTTCAAACACTGCCAATCTATAACGTGGGAAAGGAGTGTGGTCCTCCAATTGGGGAGCTGAAGCACTTGAAAGATCTCAAAGGCAAGCTGGAGATACGAAATCTTGATCTTGTGAAAGACAAAAAGGAAGCTCAGCAAGCAAATCTATTTGGGAAACCGAATTTGCAGGAGCTGGAGCTTCGTTGGATTGATCctgaaagagaagaaagagaaggtcCAAACAACGATGAGAATGTGCTGGAAGGCCTTGAGCCTTACCACAATCTGAAAAGCTTAAGGATCGAACACTTCCAAGGTGACAGATTCCCATCATGGGTAATGAAGATGTCTGTTAAAAGAGGCTCTTTGCAACTTAACAATTTGGTGGAGGTAAAACTGGAAAGCTGCACAAGATGCAAGGAAATCCCAACACTAGGGACCCTACCGCTTCTCCAAAATCTTGAGATAGTTGAACTCTCAGAAGTTAGCTGCTTTGGATCATCATTTTACGGTGGCAATGGATCAAATACCAACACCAGTGAAACTCAAGCTACAAAATCATTCTTTCCAGCACTCAAAAGCCTCACAATAGACTGCATGCCAAGCCTACTAGATTGGAAGGGACCAGAAGAAATCTCTGCATCTTATGAAGCTAAGACGTTTAATAGCCTTGAGAGATTATTTCTTAGATGGGATCCAAAGCTGATGACTGCTCCAAGTCATTTCCCTGCACTCAAGGTACTGAGGGTTGAATCCATCAAGAGCAGCTCGCCACTGGAGTGTATATGCAATTCCAAGCTGACCACCCTCACAAGTCTCCGTGTTGAGGATGTAGAGGAGCTAACTTCTCTTCCAGATGAGTTGCTGGAAAACAACACCAACCTTTCTCATCTATGTATTATAAAGTGCCACTCTTTGACACACATTGTTCCTCATATGTCCGGTTGCAGTGCAGTGCTCCAAGAGTTGGAGATCAAGGAATGCGGGGCATTACAAGAATTTCCACCAGAAATTTGTTCACTCAGATCTCTCAAAAGGTTCGAGCTATCATACTGCCCTAGTATCAAATTATTTCCAAATTTGAATGGACAGGGAGGCCTTCCATCCCTTCAGAGCTTGACAGTTTCTGAGTGCCAAGGTTTGATCAGTATACCAAGTGAGGTATTGGAGTCTTGCAAGTCTCTCCAATACCTATGGGTGACAGAGTGTGAAAATCTCATCGAGTTTTCTCCAAATTTTCAACAAATGCCTAACATTTCATTCATGGGAATTACTTCCTGCCCTAAGTTGAATACCATGCCCAAGGGGCTTGGTGCACTTAGCAACTTGGCTAACCTTAGGATGGGTCCTCTTTCAAATTCAATGGAGTTTGAAACATTCCAAACATGTTTTACAGGGCTTCAACAGCTTTCTTCACTTGTTTCTCTATTCTTAGAGGGGCAGCATCACTGGAATTCTTTGCCTGAAGAGCTTCAACACCTGACTGCTCTGAAAGAAATGACTTTATATGACTTTGGAATAGAAGTTTTGCCAGATTGGATAGGGAATCTTTCCTCGATTCAAAGTTTAGACCTCTCTTATTGCCCAAAACTTGAGTCCTTTCCCTCCAAAGAAATAATGGAAGGCCTCAAGAATTTGGAGAACCTGGATATCGAGGACTGTAATCTGCTAGCAAGGAAATGGATGCTGCAAAATGAACCAGATTCTGAATGGTTTAAAGTTTCCCATATTAAGCGCGTCATTCTAGATTATGAAGAAGTTTCAGATCCAATCATCTGGAATAT GATCCATAGGATGATGGAAAAGCGAATGCAAAAGAGAAAtaatgaggaaaagaagaagaagaagaagaagacgaagaagacaaagaagaagacaaattCAAGTACTTCAACTAGCTGA